The genome window taaaatgggcCCTCAATGGTTATACATTGGGGCATCCAATGTCCAAGTCCAATTTATATGAAACCTTGAAAATCTCCTTTATTTTAACCCATTCAACCTTTCTAGCCCAATAGCTCAGGTTCTCAACCTTGATCTCCACTACTCCAGCTTAAAGGAACATACACATGGTAGACAACACTATCTATCATTGAAGTAATGTGCATAACTCTTGAATATCAATTAGAGACATATATTGCAGATGTATGAACAGATGAAGGAGTTTGGTGATATTTCTAGATTGCTAGTGTAAATAATGGAGCATCTATCTTTTGCTTGTGTATCGGTTTTTCAAATTAACATTCGTTTTGCCTATAAAAATGTAATTGTGGAAGATATTTTTCAGAAATGAATTGTCTtgtatatttcataaaaaaagagTTATTTGAATTAtaactaatcatgtttgcaatatGACggtttcaaaatatgaaaatttttagagaataaaaaaaagatgtaatgttttattttttaaactatTATTAGTGATTATTTTCATGccatataaataatccctaaacaAATTTTCACGAGCATTACCCCTAGACCACCTTTGGCATATGGAGTTAGCTCCAGAGAGATTTGCTAGCTATGAGAATGAAACTTAATTACCTATATTACTAACAAGACAAAAGGTGTTTGATGATACAACCGTCCtcctttttgtaaaaaaaataaataactagTAAAAAGTATTAGAAGAGAGTGGAATGGTCTAAATATTTGTAAGGAGCTAAAAGTAAATAGTTACATTTTTCTAATATAGTTAGTATAAAGTTTACATATTAATAATTAGAAGTTACTAAACTTTAATTATTTGTTGTCGGAGATGAAACAATATGTCACATGAATTTTTATATATCATTCTATCATGTACAATTTAAGCCAACTCAAATGTCACAATTTTTCTGTTATCGAATTTTTTCGAGAGACGAACAAAATTCTTTTTTGTAGTTGAAATACGAatttgaggaaaaaaatttaataacgaaaatgaaactatatatataattgagtcACGAAAAATTACATTTTACTTTAAGAGTTTAGAAAGTCTGTAAaagaaatggtttttttttattattattattgatacTAGGCCTCTTTTTATAATTCGCTTGAATTTGACACGCCACTATCCTTATTCCATTATCCAAATtcaaaatcttaacttgctaagatcaaaagaaaaataaaataaaataaaataaaaaataaagcaacTTCAAAGTGAAACACACAAGAACCCTAGTCAATTTTCTGGGTCTGATTGAATCGATTCGATCTATTTTCCGGATCTCGTCTACCCAGATTGTGTCCTCATAGATGGTGCGTGATTTCcccctttgattttttttgttaattttttatttttattttctagaaTCCATGATCTATCAGATCTTAATTTAACCATGATTTTGCTTGTTTTAATTGCTGTTTCTTCTTAGCAATCTTGTTTCCGATTCATTAGAAgtaaatttatgattttctagGTCGGTTATGTTTTCTTCTGTCTTCATATCCGACGAAACCGACATTTTTCACCCAAAACATGAACCGTTATTGATTATTTCATGATTCCGAGCTTCGAATTTGGATTgtatttttgtaattattttcttcttctctgacATGAAGCACGTCTGTTGTTAGTTGCTGCGTTGGACTTTGAGCGGAATAGTTGAAGCTTCGGGAGCTAAAGAGCATGAGAATTAGGGTTTCTGTGAGGTATAGAAGATGCTGATTGAGTCAGAGGTGTCCTTGGCATCTGAGGTACAACCTCAGCAAGATAACATTTCTATGGTTCCGGATGGAGATCCTGGTGTGACACAATCAGCCACAAATAATGTTGCACCACAGCAGCAGCCACCTGGTACTACaatgattttttctttgttttcggCAATGTAGATGCTTGGTCCATCATGTGTTTAGTGCTTTGGTGAACATTAACTGTTTTGGAAATCCACAATGCAGCCAAAAAACCAACTCGGCAATGGGCTGCTTGGACACATCAAGAGGAGGAAAGTTTCTTCACTGCACTCCGGCAAGTTGGCAAGGTATATCGTCGTTTGGAATGTACTCTGCCATTAAAACCTTTTTCAGTGCTAGATGTATACTCACATTTTCATGGCTTGGTTGCAGAATTTCGAGAAGATCACTTGTCGTGTCCAAAGTAAGAACAAAGATCAGGTATTGTTCCGTGACAGCTAAGTAATTTTTGTCGTTTTATTCATCGTGTTTGCTAACCAGGTTCCCTTTTTTTGATGAGTTATAATATAAGGTCATAGGTTACAGccgttatatatattttttcgaGATGAAGGGGAATCGAGCCTGCACCTTGTGCAATTGATAAAGAACAACTCACCACTAGACCATGAGAGCTCTTTTTATCATATTTGTATATTTATCAtattcttcttgttgtttttttgttgattttcagGTCAGACATTACTACTATCGTCTTGTGAGGCGTATGAACAAGCTTCTGGGTCCAGGGTTGTGTTTGGATGCCAAAAACTCAAAGGATACAAATGCTGCAATGCTTCGATGGTAATATGCTTGTAGATTTGTTTCTATAGACATGATTGTTTATCTTGGATtcttttgtaattgttgattcCTTATTAATCCATGTGTCATAAAAGCTCATATTTGTTATCAGCGAATCTTCAGATTGGGAAGTTGCTATTCATTTATTGCAATtcaattattttctaaaaatgtaTTCCAAAGGAAAATTCTCACTTACTTTATCTGTGATGCCATCAAGATTAAATACATTAATGATGGTATTTAGCATTAGGAAAAGATTATTACAATCGCTTTCTATGTTTTGGCCATAAACTTCTCTGATATTCTTTGATATTGATTTTTTCCTTGCAAACGCAAATTCTTTTCTAGGTGGTCTTTATTGGAAAAGTATAACTGCAAGGCCTCGAAACTTCACCTGAAGCCCCGGCGTTTTAAGATATTTATAGAAGCCTTGGTTAGTCAATATAGTATCTGTGGCCCTCCTATTTTATGGAAGTTGTTTAATGAGCATGCGTTAACTGACCAATACGTGCATTCACATGAAGGAGCACCAACTCTTGAAAGACCAAAAGAAAAATGTGCGAAAACGTCGTCCCCTCGAGGAAAACTGTTCTTCTATTGCTTCAACAGCTGTCACAAGCCAGAGTAGAACATCAGCACAGGATAGCCGCACTTGTAAACTGGTTCTTGTGGACAGTCAAAACATTGAAAAATTAGGACCTGGAAAGGGATTAGTGAAGCGCAATGCTAATTCAGGTGGTAATCGTTGTGGCAACAAAGGAGACACTACTGCTACAAAACCTAACAGTCAAAGACGGAAACAAGGTAAATCTCTCCTTTGCTATCTTTCACTCCCTCTCTTTTTGGAAAGAAAGCGAGGtctttttttcttctgcatTTTAATAACTAACAGTTATGGGGGGAAATTCATGATCAGGTAGGATGCAGAATGGTTCTTATAGTTTCAGTAGGCATTGATGTCTTTCTCATTTTAGTAGTAGGGTCTTTTATATTGTCTGGTTTTGGTATATTGCTATTGGAGAGGAATATAGTTTGTTTAGGATTGGAAACTAATTTCGGATCTATCTGGCATTCATATTTTCTTGTCAGGAATATAGTTTATggattgaaaattaatttaggATCCATCTGGCATTCATATTTTCTTGTCAGGAatatagtttaaggatagacaATTAATTTAGGATCCATCTGGCATTCATCTTTTCTTGTCAGGAATATAGTTTTATGAGGTGGATATGTGTTTATACTTAGTTATACAGGCATTGTGGTTTAATGCTCTCCTGTGATGATCATATACTATCttgcatcatcatcttcatctatcTTTATTAGCCAATGTTCTAAACTGTTCTTGCTTCATGTTAACCATAGGCTTGTTTGTTGGTTGATTCTTAGGACGTGTTGTCTCATCTGCGGCATATAAAAAATGGGAAAAGGCTGCAATTGCTGGAGTTTCTTTGGTTGCTGATGCTGCAGAGCATTTGGAGAGGACAGTGACGGATAAGGAGGTGGAAGATGTGCAGTGCATGCCAGATGCAACTGAAAATCTTCGTTTATATGTTTCTGAGCATTTGGAGCGAACAAGGATGGATAAAGAGGTGGAACATGAGCAGTGTATGCCAGGTGCTGCTGAACATCATTACCCTAAAATGTTTTTAATTGTAAAGAAATGCATGGATCTTTAACACGGCAATTATTTCTCATAATTTCCAGTTGAAAATGGTCTTGATCCACCGGGAGAAGTACCATACATGGTAACTGTTTCACAAAATCCTTTAGTTGAGGGCAATTCTCTCaattctatgaaacttaagctTCAGTTGTTTCCCATTGATGATGGTGTTCGAAGAGCCTTGGAAATGGTGAgcacaaaagaaaatcaagatgaCAACTTTTACGTATGGTGAGGTTTTAACAGCTGTGCATTGTGCGGAACAttgtaagaaattattgggTCTTCTTCTTTTGGCAGGATAAACATAATCCACACCTGGAGCTCACTCTTAGTACCCGGAAAAAGATATCATCGGTATTGGAACACATGAACCGCAAATGGGGCAATTCAAGTGCAGCATCTGGAGACGTAATGCTTTTCCCTTACAGTGCTCAGAGGGAAAATCTGGTGGATTGTCAGAGATGGACTCAGGATTCCACTGTCAGTGCAGCTGATGTATATGCAATGATAGGAAGTCCTCCTGTTTTTCGCTTGAggtttcttcttttgttctaGAATCAAATTCAACAGTTTAAAATGATGTCCTTGTATGATAACTGACTATTCAATTTTCCAATTGAAGGTATGGTTGGTTTTCGAAATCTCAACTTGGGTCTGCAACGCCAAAACCACTGTTAGGAACCTGGTGCATACCTTGCAGGCATCATATTGATGTTGAAAATGTGGAGGGGCAAACTGAGGATTCAGTTCCCACAGCTGGGCCATCAAACAATGATCAGTCTGAGAAACTCGTGGATCCATTCAGGGATCAACGAGTGACAAAAAATGATAATCATGATTGTACACTGCCTTCAACAGATGATGTCCATGTAATGCATAGGTACCTGAATACAGGTTCCAGAAAGAATCTTGTGGTGTCCTTTGATTCTTCAGCGAATATATCATTGCATAGAAAGGACATTGGTGACAGGACTAACCCGAGACAATTGGAAGATGCGGTAAATATTTCTCTTATACTCATGGCTTTAACACTTTTAATATGGTTTGGGATGTAAGCATGATTGCAGATTTTTGAGTTGCGCGCCACTGAAGTTTTGAAAGTCAGACATTTGTGTTAAACCAATAGATATGTAGACTGCACATCCATGTCTCATGGAATGAGAAGGGCAAATTTCTTTTCATAAAGCTAATTTCATCCTGAAGCAAGACAACTTAGATTTTAATTTCAGGATGTAACATGACCTgttgaaattaaaaattttaagaagAATTTGTCTTTAACTGTGTGGTAATGAACTTGTATATTTTCATGCTTAGTATGATCTGGCGTTGAACAATGGCATGGGTCAGTCAGCTGGAGAGTGGGCAGATAGTCTTACTAACATAAGTGTTGGAGATCTACTTTCAGAATTGCCTCAGGACATGGATACTGAATGTATTGAACCACCCGCTGGTCAATGCTTTCAGCAAATCCCGTTCAGCTGTGATTCGTTTGATGCTGCTATTGCTGCTCATATGTCCAGATATCAGAACAAGACGGGCTTTGCATCCATGGCAGCATCCCATGCATCATCGATTTGGGATGCTGAACAAACATGTGATGCCTTCTCATTTCAAAAGAATCACGTTCTTTGTCAGGATCTTCCTAAAACAACAGATCTATCTTCATCAGGGCTCTGCAAACAGGTCAAGACAACAAGCTCAGCGGCTTCTGGCGACTTGGTTGAGgtattatatttgtttatgtattatgaatttttattgCCTGGAAAGGATATAGGTTCTTGTGAAGCATGCTCAATTCAAATCTCAGTCTCAATCTCTGGAGGAGTTATCTGAAGCTGAGCAGCCTATGGACTGTCCTTGTGACCCTATGGAGGAATGtacacatgatgcacatgatgTTTACAATCCAGCAAAAGATTTCACTGGGCTAACAGATATTTATTGGGTATGTACTTTTTCTTCCCagtttattttcatattttacttTGGCCCCATTTCCTCTTCAGGTGCGGTCAGTTTACCTAAAATTTATCTGAGAGTAAATGATAATATCCAATCATCAGTGATACGGGATGTGAATTCTTGTATTCGGACCTTTTTTGGCTCGACTTATTAGATAATTGACATGGTTTCATGTTCTGAATGCTGCAGCCTGAATCCTTAGGACCATTAGATCTGGACATTCCACCCTCAAAATATCATAATGAAGACCTGATTTTAAGTGACAGCCTAGGTGGTTTGAATCGTCTGATAGCCAGCAGTTTGGACACAGTTCAGAATTGCTCATTTTTCGGTTTGGACAAGAAAGAACCACCATCGACAGTCGAAACTCATGAAACTGCCTCCTTCATCAATTTTAAAGTTGACAGTGGGGCTTGAAATTGTAGTGAATTGATCCTCAGTGATAAGTGATAACATGGTTAGAGAGAGTTAAAGGAGTTTTCTGAATATAGAGACTAATTACTTTCCAGTTCTGCAGACAAAAGGTGTGTGCTCATGGGGCTGATACAAGCCAAGAAGAGAACTTGGCGATGTGAAGAATGCTCCATCATAGTCATCACCCCTGTTTGTACAAATATCAAGAGTG of Tripterygium wilfordii isolate XIE 37 chromosome 13, ASM1340144v1, whole genome shotgun sequence contains these proteins:
- the LOC120013909 gene encoding TSL-kinase interacting protein 1-like, whose amino-acid sequence is MLIESEVSLASEVQPQQDNISMVPDGDPGVTQSATNNVAPQQQPPAKKPTRQWAAWTHQEEESFFTALRQVGKNFEKITCRVQSKNKDQVRHYYYRLVRRMNKLLGPGLCLDAKNSKDTNAAMLRWWSLLEKYNCKASKLHLKPRRFKIFIEALEHQLLKDQKKNVRKRRPLEENCSSIASTAVTSQSRTSAQDSRTCKLVLVDSQNIEKLGPGKGLVKRNANSGGNRCGNKGDTTATKPNSQRRKQGRVVSSAAYKKWEKAAIAGVSLVADAAEHLERTVTDKEVEDVQCMPDATENLRLYVSEHLERTRMDKEVEHEQCMPVENGLDPPGEVPYMVTVSQNPLVEGNSLNSMKLKLQLFPIDDGVRRALEMDKHNPHLELTLSTRKKISSVLEHMNRKWGNSSAASGDVMLFPYSAQRENLVDCQRWTQDSTVSAADVYAMIGSPPVFRLRYGWFSKSQLGSATPKPLLGTWCIPCRHHIDVENVEGQTEDSVPTAGPSNNDQSEKLVDPFRDQRVTKNDNHDCTLPSTDDVHVMHRYLNTGSRKNLVVSFDSSANISLHRKDIGDRTNPRQLEDAYDLALNNGMGQSAGEWADSLTNISVGDLLSELPQDMDTECIEPPAGQCFQQIPFSCDSFDAAIAAHMSRYQNKTGFASMAASHASSIWDAEQTCDAFSFQKNHVLCQDLPKTTDLSSSGLCKQVKTTSSAASGDLVEELSEAEQPMDCPCDPMEECTHDAHDVYNPAKDFTGLTDIYWPESLGPLDLDIPPSKYHNEDLILSDSLGGLNRLIASSLDTVQNCSFFGLDKKEPPSTVETHETASFINFKVDSGA